AGGGTTGGCACATGCCAATTGTGCCTATTGCCTCGAGGACGTGAGGTCTATCAGCCGTTTCACGGCTTACACCTGCACACTTTTTTTCCGGTGACTCAATGTAGAAACTGCCCACATTCAAGACCAACACTATTATATAAACCTAGCAACGAGAGAATTTTTTTAGCACTATTATATAACCTACAACTTTCATTCAACCTAGGGGgcaatgccccccccccccccccccaacaaagAAAATAATTTTTGCAACTGTGTGAGACTAGTTTTAACCGGTGTAGTTTCCAAAAAACTTTCTATATTACTAAATGTTTGCATGTTTTGATGTTGTCCCCTCCTTGTTCTTGCTCAACCATGGCCTCAAAATATATTTtgtaagacttttatcatagcgTGAGGTGTCATTGTGATCGGTAAAATATTGGTGTGATTTTTTACATACACATGCATCTACTAGAGGTGGAGGGCGGAGGCGGAGGTAGAAGACGGGCTAAGGAAGAAGATGGGGGCGGATTGGTATTAAGGTCAATTTGCATGTTTTCACCAAGTCGGAACAAGGTCCCCAGCGACCTATATTTCAGAACGGAGGGAGACTAACCAGAAACGTTGAGGTTGTTGCCCATGACACTGCATCGGAAGGTGTCCACCTCTACTAAAATGTTTGCCAAAGGCACCATTGTGTCACCACAGATCACATACGCCGCAGTGAAGTGCCGAGGCTATATTATCAATTCAAGTTGCATCACATGTGTCAATGAAGCTTTCCAAAATGCATTGTTTGTGCACTCACAAATAAAGTTGTGATCATTGAAAGTGTGCATTCTTACACTTTGTGACAAGATAATCAGTTGGGCATATCAAGTGCACAAAATATCTGTGGAATATGATGATACTACTAATGTGTCATACACTGATCATCGGTGTAGAAAGCATGGCGGTCAACACATCTAAGAGGTTTGCGACTATAGTCGAGGAGATCTACAAGGCCACTTCATATTTTTATGTCTAACTTTAACCAGTAATTTTACCAACAAAAAGTGAGTTATGTGTCACAAAAATTATTTCATTGAATGCACATTTCAAAGAACTTTCCGATGCTATATTTTTTATGACATATAATCCATATTTTGTTGACCAAAATTATAAGTCAATGTTTGACACGAAAAACGAAGTGGGCTTATATAAGGGAATGGATGGAGTACAATTCGTGAAATTGAATGTgatggaatttgttttgcagtgTGCGAAAATGTTATTTCAATTTGTGAAATTGGTGATCCAATCTGTGAAATAATTGAAATAACCTACTACAATTGCTGAAGTTAGCAATTCAATCTATGAAATACTGGAAATAACCACTTTTGAAATCATTTTTCTTTTCAAATATGTGATATAATTTGAATTTTTTAGACTAGTCACTCTCTTAAAATACCTAGTTTCACTGAAATTTGTGAAATATGAAACTGGAATCACTTACAAAAATGTGTATGACACTCCTTTGAAATAATCGGTCTCAATCTTTTACAAAATATGAAATAGGAATCACTGAAATCACTATATATGGGTCATTATATACTTTGCACTGGTTTCAGCGAGCCAATAGTCAGTGATCAGCCTGGTGTTGTTATCACATTCCACAAAGCATTAGACTTTGGGTCGTTGAAGCAGGCCATTTGACAAGCTGTCTCATTGACTTTATTAGCTCGCTGAAACCAGTGCAACAAGAAAAAAGTACTAGTACTATTAATCTGCATGTATGCGTAATCGACTAAGCTAAAGCCAAAAGAATTACATATCTCCATTGCACTGTGTATCTAATTATCTATAGACACAGATAGCACACACTGCGGGCGAATGAATGATAGTCAATCAAGAAACGAGGTGCAAAACGGAACCCGCCGCCTGCCCGAGGAGGTGCAGCGCGAAGACGGCGGACACCGGCACTCCGGCGAGCACCAGCGCGGCAACAGCAGCCGCGACGCCGGGCCTGGTATCCATGGCCAGCAACTGCAGAGCGCCGGCGAGCGTGGACACATCGGAGACATACGCCCGGTAGTAGCGCTTCTCCCAGGCGGCCCACCCCGGCGGCGCCTCGTAGTTGGTCTCGGCCATCCGCGCCTCCCGGATCCTCCGCCGGAGCACCGTCATGCCCTCGTCCGCCAGCGCGCCCCCGTAGTGGTCCCGGCGGAACGCGCTGCAACGCACCGTCGCCGTCGGCACCGCCCGCGGACTCCTCGGTCGCAGCACCGGACCATGGCAGGGCGGCGACCCGTGGAGCTGGCGCCCAAGTCCTGGGGCTGCCGGCCGCATCGTCGACTGCAATGAGACGGCAGACGACATCGATTGTACCGAACCTGCTAACGAATAAACCGAGCGTGTGATCTCCCAGTCAAGAAGATATATGGTAGTACGTAATAGCTAGCACAACAAGGAAGCGATGGAAGGAGGAGCAGGAATCAATGGAAGATGCAGCTGGAGTGGGTTTGCTTCTTATTCTTGTAGGCACTGGAACCGGCGGTTCACGACGCGGTTGCATGGACGGCGGCTTCTTGCCGGTGATCTGACGTTGTTTATGTGGATTGGATTCCAACTAACACCTGCCGCTTGGTCTCATCGATTAATTGATCAATCATCGCTGGGTTCAATGGTACGTAGCACGGTGCCAATTGTGATTAATTAAACAACGGAATAGCTACGGTGAACGTTCGCCGCCAGAGCCGTCGGACGGTGGCGGTTTTACAACTAAAACTCCCGCGATTTAAACTGTTAAATAAACTGCCATGGCAGCTTTGGAAATTGCCATCTCGCCGTTCGCAAATGCCATCATGGTTGACGAACTCGGTCGCTGGCTATATATTGGCGTCCAAGAAGAAATTGTATATTTTGAGATGAGTTGAACCAGTATGCATGCAATGCATGCCTGGCCTGGGCGGCCGGTTTATTTATAATTAGAGGGAAAAACTGCAAGCAACAGGTTCTCTGGATGTTGGTATAGTATACAACATACTTCTCAATTTTTTGGATCGACGATGGTTCTTCACACTTATTTTGTTATATATGTCGTTTTCTGTTGGAAGGAACGCCGCTGATGGACCCTTGAATGTACACCAACCATTCAATGTTGATATCTGAATATTCTTCTTTTGGCCGACGAACAAAGAAAATAAACATATGCGCATTAATCATACGTCACCAAGGTTTAGTGCCGGTCGAGCGCAGCACTTTGTTTTATCATGTTATTATTTTCTCCGCTCTTTATCATTGGACGAGGTAATCACTCAAAACCATTATAGTTGAGGTTAGGATAACAGATTGGTGCCGCTTTTGTGTTAACTCACAGCGAACCACTATTTCTTAGGCTAATCAAAGCAATGATGGCCGTTTGAGCAGTGGCGAAGCCACGTTGAGAGGAGGGTGGTCAATTGACTACACAGGTTTTTGGCAAATcctttgtactccctctgtaaactaatataagagtgtttagatcactattttagtattctaaacgcttttatattagtttacggagggagtacataagtAGAAATCATGTAACTTTTTATATAAAATTGATAAAAACACAGGTATTTGACATCATAGATTTGAAATGACGTCACGGATTTCTGATCCTGGCAACGCCACTGCGTTCGAGCTCGTGAAAACAGCGAATCCGCCAGGTATGGCCCACCTGTTGGGCTGATGTGACAAAGACCAAACACAAATACTTTGACCAACTGAGGTGGCAAATGAGAGGTGTGtcctactccctctgtaaagaaatataagagcgtttagattactactttagtgatctaaaagcttttatatttctttacggaggggtACTTGTCAATGAGTGAATGTTTATCTTCTTCCCATTGGGCATTTTCTTGAGCAGCTTCCGAGCGACGTGGCGGCAAGCCTGTGGGTGTTGTGGCCGGTCCTGCCGTCTACCATGGATACAATGGCGGTGGCACGGTGGAGCCTAGCGGTGGTGTTGTTGGGCTTGAGGTGGGCTTCTATCCTTATAGCCCTCCCATGAGCAGGCGAAC
The Aegilops tauschii subsp. strangulata cultivar AL8/78 chromosome 3, Aet v6.0, whole genome shotgun sequence genome window above contains:
- the LOC109777535 gene encoding uncharacterized protein, translating into MSSAVSLQSTMRPAAPGLGRQLHGSPPCHGPVLRPRSPRAVPTATVRCSAFRRDHYGGALADEGMTVLRRRIREARMAETNYEAPPGWAAWEKRYYRAYVSDVSTLAGALQLLAMDTRPGVAAAVAALVLAGVPVSAVFALHLLGQAAGSVLHLVS